A genomic window from Lycium barbarum isolate Lr01 chromosome 4, ASM1917538v2, whole genome shotgun sequence includes:
- the LOC132637496 gene encoding uncharacterized protein LOC132637496: MENVKLIQERLRMTQSRQKSYTDVRRRDLEFQVDDSVFLKVSPRKGVRRFGKNGKFSPRYIGPYRIPRRSVFHVSILRKCVGESSLIVPTDTIIVKDGLTYEEVPRAILDRQVFKFRTKEVASLKVLWRSQKVKEATWEAEEDMKSRYSLLFEE, encoded by the exons ATGGAAAACGTCAAGTTGATCCAAGAGCGTTTGAGGATgactcagagtcgccaaaagtcctacaCAGATGTGCGGCGtagagacttggagtttcaagttgatgattcaGTGTTCTTAAAGGTTTCACCTAGGAAAGGTGTGAGGAGATTTGGCAAGAATGGAAAATttagtcctagatacattgggccttacagaATCCCACGAAGG TCAGTGTTCCACGTATCCATATtgaggaagtgtgtgggagaATCATCGTTGATTGTTCCTACTGACACTATAATTGTTAAGGATGgcctaacttatgaagaggtccctagagccattcttgatcgtcaggttttTAAGTTCAGAACTAAAGAAGTAGCCTCATTAAAAGTATTATGGAGGAGTCAAAAAGTaaaagaggctacatgggaagctgaagaagacatgaaatccagatattCACTCTTGTTTGAAGAGTAA